Sequence from the Miscanthus floridulus cultivar M001 chromosome 16, ASM1932011v1, whole genome shotgun sequence genome:
NNNNNNNNNNNNNNNNNNNNNNNNNNNNNNNNNNNNNNNNNNNNNNNNNNNNNNNNNNNNNNNNNNNNNNNNNNNNNNNNNNNNNNNNNNNNNNNNNNNNNNNNNNNNNNNNNNNNNNNNNNNNNNNNNNNNNNNNNNNNNNNNNNNNNNNNNNNNNNNNNNNNNNNNNNNNNNNNNNNNNNNNNNNNNNNNNNNNNNNNNNNNNNNNNNNNNNNNNNNNNNNNNNNNNNNNNNNNNNNNNNNNNNNNNNNNNNNNNNNNNNNNNNNNNNNNNNNNNNNNNNNNNNNNNNNNNNNNNNNNNNNNNNNNNNNNNNNNNNNNNNNNNNNNNNNNNNNNNNNNNNNNNNNNNNNNNNNNNNNNNNNNNNNNNNNNNNNNNNNNNNNNNNNNNNNNNNNNNNNNNNNNNNNNNNNNNNNNNNNNNNNNNNNNNNNNNNNNNNNNNNNNNNNNNNNNNNNNNNNNNNNNNNNNNNNNNNNNNNNNNNNNNNNNNNNNNNNNNNNNNNNNNNNNNNNNNNNNNNNNNNNNNNNNNNNNNNNNNNNNNNNNNNNNNNNNNNNNNNNNNNNNNNNNNNNNNNNNNNNNNNNNNNNNNNNNNNNNNNNNNNNNNNNNNNNNNNNNNNNNNNNNNNNNNNNNNNNNNNNNNNNNNNNNNNNNNNNNNNNNNNNNNNNNNNNNNNNNNNNNNNNNNNNNNNNNNNNNNNNNNNNNNNNNNNNNNNNNNNNNNNNNNNNNNNNggacgcgatgccggatgaggagctggagtcaccttctcggactgtgtggacggatccttccctataatcttcgatccggaccatgtttacgatgttgcatggcttcggccgagatcggtgtacaggacacagatccgagcggtgtcgcaggttgtacgcgtagctggaggcagcgttttgcaggccgtagggctggacctggtggttctccgtcggggcttcgtactcgcagagtcggagacccgtcgcaaaggctggctggcgacgagcggagcgcccctcaggagtagatacgaccacaagatctgttccgagTCGTgaaggacgactggtccgagctggtcggatagatctgttgtggggagatgttacctgctcattaggttggctttgaatcgtacttaccagagctagggtttcagcgagtttgatgccgacccgatcgatggagtcgagcaagtcggtgtcgtcgatctgttttcctctgtagcggggaagcagactacgggttgtcggcgtggcagtaagcgtggtcggagccagatgtaccgtggtcggagccagatccatcgtggtcggggCCACGTtcgccgtggtcggagccgtgttcaccgtggtcggaatcgtgttcaccgtggtcggagccgtagccgatgcaggtgaagtagtcgtcggcgcgggttgaatccacacctcctccgcggtcatggtgatggagacgtcggggccggtggtccaggtgatctggccgacggtgaacgtgaggccgttgggcgtagccatggagccggagacgatgaccatcttgtttgcttgacgagcagtacgcacaccccctacctggcgcgccactgtcgacgaaatatggtcggcagtctacctaggggtatgcccaaggtagtagattatcggcagacagatgcgcaagccccaaacaagacggtgacgcaagacagacacgaggttttatccaggttcggccgccaagaaggcgtaatacctacgtcctgcgtctgatttgtattgctgtatgtcaatgagagatattttttagaggggtcccctgcccgccttatatagtccggggggcagggttacagatctggaaactaatcctagtcagttacaactgccatatctggccggataaggattcctattctaaccgaccaggatcctgcttggttgccaaatccgtcttgattccttgtgcgggactccgatcaggttaactgggccgcacgtcatatttcgggtggactgaacccatcgatccgggccagcccaagcttagccgtaagggtataggggttaatacccccacacatggCGGTCGTggcggggacaacggggtccctccggataatcggtggaagatagagaatagcaagtaaataacagtatgtacattactcacagcagggtttgagcagagagtttgctcggaatgaagcacagatgccttgtcgttgaagtcgtcatgcgtctcggagccgatggagggtgcccctctgaCGGGTGCCAGAACGAgtgcgatgaagtctaggcttctgaagaggaaggcctaggacggctctaagacgggtggaacccacatcccaacaggtgggagtgcgggaaactctagtgagccgaagcgagtcatatcgcctgagcccaccatggagaaggtggcggaaaagtgggccatccgatgaccaaaagtgttgaacacacaacgtcttccccacggacggcgccaactgtcggtgcagaaagtgaccaacacgtaaatatttgtagttttgccgtacgttgtgatcagaggtggattagcactcaatgacacagggtttgtactggttcaggcaacgtgccctacgtccagtttgactcggtcagtgactttattcctgagcctaggtgctcgaagtttgcagtggggttacaaacgagaaggagaaagatggggggtacaggaggttcggtcggactctggtcggaagggccgagagtgatgggagccccgctatgagctaagtgatcgagcgtgtgctcgtggtttgaaactggtggttctgctgttgtgtagtagtgaacttgatcgatctaatgaatctaaatcACCtatctcttgggagagagcgcatacccttttatagatgaaagggatggcctttcaagtgagagggagagagtacatatgctactgagccttgttgcccacgccggtgggtacaggatgatggtaggcgcccacaacactgttggatgtcagatgcatgtgggaggttgtgttgttttCTTCGGGTACGGTAGACGTCAGCGGCTGCCACACTATTTATAtctggaggcatgcaaggggttttactatgttcgcttggtacggtaaatgccgacgcccacaacactgttgatgcccagaggcatgtagaggagccttaccgtatgggaattaatggcacccacaatactgtaggggaaaatatcggtgcccacaacattgCTTGGGTTTTGTCGTGCCAGGAGGGTCACAGGGACTGCCTGGCAGGTGTGCAGGTATGGTCCCTTGTATTTCGGTTTGACTTGtacgccctgccttactttccccatccgttccctggtccttactgAGCGGGCGTTCCCGATCGgttagtcccagtcggctctgaatgcgccagtcggagaagagcagtgagcaggggtttggtgcatccctaGTCGAAGACtcgggtcggagttggaagtagtgctttggctaggccttctggtcggagaggacGTCCGAAgacgggctagagaccgaagcgagcgcttcggtcggagaggtgggccggagtcggaaaacgggcgccgttcctcctcggccaggccttcctgtAGATGATTGGATCGCCCCTCTAGCCTGTTGTTTAGGTACTTGgtccggcccatgagttgcgcgttgtctgcaACGTTGCCTGCcgggctgagcctttgttgggaagccggtccgcgagggaccccgggtttatgaacccgacaacagtcaaattcataactttttcaaacaAAGCCTGATGAAAACAACTTTATATCAACGTTGTATACCTTGAAGAGATGTACAACTTTGTATTTGAtgacttttcatttgaaatcattgagaTCCCATCAATTCTGTTTGAAAATCTcacattttaaaatttatttattttttgaattttttatatAACCTCAGATGAAATGATCATGTAAAATGATGTCGGTAACGTTTATTTATTTGAGAAATGTTGGAGTCCAATTTTCCATCTTTGTCTCTTGTAGACACACATCCACTGCCCCTGATGAAATGATTACGAATTAATGCTAGATCATTTTCCCTCGTCATTGAGTcccctcgccttccaacacatgaTATTGCAGATCTATTGGTGccattagagcaagtataatagtaggctgtaagccgactaaatgctgaggtggaggagagaggggaggagagagaggagaagcgggctgtaagcttacagccggcttgggcacaagaaccaagaaagcctgtgagagagataagtgggtcatgtattaactgtaaagagccaactactatatgagtgggctgagagaaggctgcaaagaaccttacggccagcaagccggctgtattattagccttgctcttaggcAACACAAAGAAGGACTCCTATatcctatatataaatataaaaaattaaaaaccgATCACATTCAATTGTTCCCATTAGGTGACAACCAGGTAGTAGAAGAGGAATGCAACAAGATACTCATGGGCCATGCATTATATGCAAGTCTTTGGCACGCTGGGCTCTTGGGCCTAAGACAAAAGCAGGCTATGAGATGCGTGGGCATTCCGCTGTTCTGCCCATATCCGCTCTCCTGATATAGATAACAAATAGCAGCCCCGACCACAGCAAATTCCAAACAGAGCTACACAAAGACCAACGAAACTACTGCCTACGACCCTTGTTGATTTAACAATGATCGATATCGTATTActatttttattgtattttttaatttatattgTACCTTCTTATCTACCGTCACAAAGAAATATCACATTGTCCCAACTTGGGAGAAAATTAAAAGGCATTTTAATTTGACGTCTGCTATAGGccaaccaagtgaattgtacaccttaaaaaaacaaaataagCAGACGAGGCATGTGTgcatattataataataaattgtCCAGGCATGTGAGCCGGTGAAGCCAATTTTTTCAGCTCCACCGGCTCTCGGAGGAGAGACGAGAGAGGAAATCAGCTCTGGTTAACAGTGTCACACAGTGCTGTTTACAGTAAAAAATACAGTGGGAGCCGGAGCTGCGGAATCCGCACCAAACGGGCCCTTAGTTCAGTGATGATCTGCTGAACAGAACAGTGAGCACAGTCTGAATCGTCTCGCGACAAGAGGCAAGCAGTCATAACTCACAGCAGGGAAGTACAAGAGTGCACATGGACATGCTTCACAGTTTTGATACATTCTTCCAAGCACTAGAACTGTTCAGCAACGTGGCCTGCCGTGCCATGTTCATGTTCATGCATGATCATGTAGAGGAGAGTGGATATGCATATATTCAATAATACTGAAGCTTAATGCTGTTTATTTCATCCAATTATTGCAATGATACACATGGAAATGAACACACGCAGTACGTCACAGTCAGCTTGCTTTCCTCTTGCTGCACAGTCCATCCACACACCGACACACGCAGTGACATCCAAAgccaagctagctagctagctctcaTGGTCATCGATGGTGACATCAGACCTCCTCCTTGCCCGTGGCGACACTGCCGAGGCGGACGGCATTGACGTAGTCTCTCGGGCTGTGCGACGCGATGCCGGGCACGAGCAGGCCGGTAGCGCGGTAGAGCAGCGAGACGGCGCCCTCGCGATAGTCCTTGCCCTCCTTGGTCCACAGGAAGGCGCCCTTGAACAGATCGCCCCAGGCGTTGCCATACATGGACAGCAGGTACTTGGGGTTAAAGTAGTTCGGATTCGGTGCGTCGCCTCCCTTAGCGATCTCCCGGCCCTTATACCAGCCGTCGAAGTAGACGCAGGTGCCGCCGTGCTTGAACTCGGCGACGGGCGGCGCGTCGAACGGGACACGGGGCACCACGTCGTAGCGGTACACCACGCGGAGCGGCTCCACGGGCACGTTGGCGCGCACGTAGTCGGCGAACACCTTGTCCCCGACGCGCGGCTGCCCGTAGGTGACCACGGACAGGAGGCGGTCCAGGACGTCGCGCTCCCCGTGGAACGCCAACAGGGCCGGGAAGATCGCCGCCAGCGCGCCGCCCAGGCTGTGGCCGGTCACCACCACGTTGGCGTTCGGGTGCGCCTTGAGCTGCTTCTTGAGCTCCTCGCGCAGCGCGTAGTAGGCGACGGGTTTGCCCTGGACGGCGTTGGGGGCGGCTTTGGGGAACGCCTTGGCGGCGTCCTTGCCGTCCTCCTCCTGGAGACCGAGCGCCTTGAGGAAGCCGACGTGGACGTGGCCCAGAACGCCCATGCCTAGCCATGAGAGGTTCACGTCCGTGGACCAGTCCCTCATGTTGAAGGGCTCCGTGCCCCGGAACGACACCACCACCACGCTCGCGTCGCTCGCCTTGTCGGTGAACACGAACGCCTGCGTCGTGTGGTCGCCCACAAACTCTGCATATTTCATCCAGGTAGATCTTGATTATTTGAATTGTTTCACTCCGCATATATATGAATTATTGCATCGAATTGAACTTACTGTTCCAGCAGTTGTAGAAACCCACGAAGTGGAACTGCAAATTCAAACACACAGCAGAGATGGAACCAAGATCCATTAGCTTGTTATTAACAAATACTACTAGAGTAGATTATCATACGGGCGGTAATTTCTTGGCACTTGGAGAATATTGTGTGTATATACAATTTAATCATCATATAATTAATTAATGTGGCCAGATTAGACGACAGTGCGTGGCAAGTGGCATCTAAGAGTTGTTTATGACAGATTAGTCATATGCACGTGGTTATGGAGTGAGTGAGATAGTGACAGTCAGCAGTGACTTGTGAACGTTTTTATATATATGGGGCAGGTACGTATGCATAGATCTTGATCGAAGAAACTTCAGATTGCAAGCGCTAGCTAGCGTCGTCCACGGCTTTGATTGATGCATGGAAGAAGTTGTCTACTTGTCCCAAAATGATTGGTGTCCTTGTTGATACCTACAACTCTGCACTAGTGTTGCCGTCGTCATGCATAATTGACAAGTCGACAGTTTTTCTCATCAGGACTCATGCATCAGgttaaaaaaaaatccatgtgttatTCACAGAACTGCAAGTATGGATGGTGCAAGTGTGCAACCTTGTGATCTGAACAACCACTTGCTGCTGGGCTTGGAGCAAAAATTCAGACCAATTTATTTCTCTCTTTAATTTGGAGATAAATACAGAGACCACTGGTTATTAAGTCTAGCTGTCCAGGAGCAGGAACTGAACGACGATGGAAACTCGTTTGTCGTTGTCGTCCCATGAAAgaatcatcttgtcatttgagaTCCCAAAAAGATTACTTTACTATGCGAAAAAtgtgattttcttttttttattccgAAAAAATGATTTTAAATTTGCCTAACTTCCTGCCCAAATTAATTAAAATTTCTGTATGATTTCCAAATAATCGTTCAACAATCTGTAGCTAGCTATAGGTCGTCTGTAATATAAAACCGTACCTTCCAGACGTTGTTGACAACGTTCTCGATGTAGGCGGCGTTCTCATAGGCGATCTTGGCGGCCATCATGCTCACCTCGAAGATGCTGAAGGTGCGCAGCCGGATCAGCCGCCCGTTCACGTACTGCTGCTGCACCAGCGGCACCACTGCCGTGCCCGTGCTACCGCCGCCGCTCTCCACGTCCACGTAGTAGTCGTCGTCGCCGGTGGCAGAGACGCCCACCACCTGCAGCCGCCGGTCCTCGGGGCCGCCCCCGGCCGGCAGCGGCTTCAGCTCCGTCCTGCCGTCGATCAGCCCGATCATGGACCGGAAGTTGGGCGCCTCCCGGTGTGGGATCACCAGCTTACCTGCCCATAGCGTCCATTGGCATTTCTTAATTTTTAATAAAGATGCACCGGCGCTTACTTGGCATTTATAATTTAATCACAATTTTGAAATTATATATTCATGCATCCGATCTTGCATGCATGTGTTGGATTACTATGCAAACTTATCTTCTCATCATACTGTATGTGTGCAAGTGTCATGCATCTGAACGACAAACAAAACTTGCCAAATGGACAATACAAAATTGAGGAGCAGGTGTGGGTAGTTTCTGTGAGCTCGATCTTGTCCAAGACACATGCTTGCCTAAACTAACAAAAAATGGAAAGGGAAACCATAAAGAAGAGAAAATAAAAAACACAAACAAATGGTTACCTTTCCTTGCAAAAAGATAATGATTCTATTAATTATGGCTCGAAGAAAAAAGAATCTACATGTGAGAAATAAAGAGCTAAGCTCAAACAAATGCTTAAACTGACACAGAATGCTTAGCAAAAGGATATGTAATGAAGagagaaacaaaaagaaaaaaaaaacaaattgtaacaaaagaaatgaaaaaatCTATAAATAAAGATGAGGAATGGGAAGACAatggggagaggaagagagggagacgtTCTGGGGTCATATTGTACTGTTCTGTCACTTTACCGGCCTTTTGATGACGGACGACATCCTGTGACGTTCGCACACAGCAATATGCATTTTTCTCTCGATGCATGTTATAACACGGCGTTGACTTAGTGTTGAGTaattagaacatgtgcttatagaCCATTCTTCATTTTGTGATTTAAATTGCATTATATTTGTTTCAAATTAGCCAGAAGTTCTTTTTGAAAGGTCCAGAAGCTGGTTATTCAGTTGATCATGTGCAAAGCCTTATTAGCTAGCTAGCACGCAGTACATTCATACATTTGTGCCATGTTTGTCGTTACATAAATATCAAGTTATGTTATAAATATAACGTCGGTGTTTATGAATTATTAACAAGATCAAAACAATATAACCTTATTAGCGATCGATGTTAGTtcatgtatatgtatataaacCGTTCATGCATGTGTACCAACGTACATTTGAAGATGTTGAGAAAGATGCCGAGTATGCCATTGTTGAGCGCGACGAAGTTGAGGAGGAACTCGACGACGGCGCCGATCACGAGCGCCGGGTAGTAGGCGGCCTCCAGCGCCTTCTGGATGAGCTGCGTGAGCGCGACGAGCCAGTCGCCCGGCGTGCTGCCGAAGTCGGCGGCGGTCCGGTCGCCGGCCTCCACGAACGCGTAGCTCGTGATGGGGCGCCGCAGGAACAGCATCGACAGGACGTCGATGAACCTCACCTTCTCCGGCCGGATGATCAGCTTCTCCTCCCCCATCTTGGTGTGGCCGGAGGCCGCGACGGCCTGCTGCTtcgccgccatggtcgccggaaCGGCGAGGATTATAGTGATACCTACACTCCTACACACACCAGCTGGCTAGTGCAGAGTGCACCACAGCTGAGTAAGCTAGCTAGCTACGTGTAATTAAGTATGCTGGCTAGCAAAGTGGAACATGCTCAAGCTGGCACGAAGCTGAGATGGAGAGGATGGGGTGCCTTTTATAGGGCTCCATAgagggctgggctgggccgggtCGATATCCAGGTTGGGGACGTGGGCTGGGCTGGGGCCGGGGTTGTACATGGGTCATGTTGTTCGATTGATTTGATGGCGGTCTCTAGGGTTAATTACATGGACGCTTCCCTCAAAAAAATTACATGGACGTTGCATGCTTAACATGTGATCATGCAGATACAGTAATACAGTATGGCTGACTGACCGCTAGCTGGAGCGTGGCCAAGTCAAGTCAGCAACTCAGCACCCGTGTATCATGCATGTGTGGTCCTGCTGCTTTCCGGGGTTGTTAGTGGTACCTGTTGACACGCTAGCTGACGGCATCTCTGCACAGAGAAGATATAGTGGACAGACTTAGGAATAATCATGGTGATAAATCCTCACTTCGCCATCATGCATTATTGCATTGTATATCGTCATGCTGGACTGAAGAATTACGTCATATCAGTTTTGCTAGTAGATTATATTTAAGGATATTATTGCTTAAATGTTACGAGACCTAGTCCACGCCCTTACAATGTCTAGTTCAGATTATTAAAGAGCAAAGGAAACTAGATATAGGGTCAGTACTAAATTTTGCATGGAGTTATCCTCTAGTTTACttgagcatatatatatatatatatatatatatatatatatatatatatatatatatatatatatatatatatatatatatatatatatatatatatatatatatatgtacatgtaCAAAAATTATTTAAAGATCAACGACCTATTGGAGAATTTCAGTGTGGACGCTGTTGACGCCAAAAATATACCCCACACGTCAATCGGATCGGATGCTAGTTAGCTTTTGCCGCGGCTGTATGTTTGTCCGTTAACTAACCTTCTTAAGCGACCTCCTTCAAAGAAATGAAGAGCAAAACCTCCCCTTTTgtatttcatgatttttggacctCCAAGTTCGCAACCAATAGAAGATAGCTCGGTGGAACAGTTCCTtgtcggggaggaagaaggagtatTTATAGTAGTTTTATTACAGACGTTTCAGTTAAATAACCGCCACGATAAATAGTCTACACTGGCGGTTTTCTTAGGCCAACACTGGCGGTTGACTTAAGTAGGCGCCAGTGTTTAAACTTTTCCGCCATTAATACTGGTGGTTTTAATAGAAGAACCACCCGTGTAAATGAGTTTGCACAGACGGTTCTTTACCCTGGCCCATGGATTTCTTTTTACTGGCGCTTGGTCATTACGAACCGCCAGTGAAAAAAATGGCTACCACCAGGAAAAATCGCTGCTGTACCAGTGTATGTACCCTTTGAGTGGAACCAACTCTTTAATTAATACATGCATGTCCTGTGACGGTAATTAACTGGACGACCCCTCTATAGGCATGGTACTCCCTCCATTAAAATAGAAATATCGTTTCAGAGAACTGCAGGATAACAATGTAAGATAGATGTTgccggtgcagaaagtgaccaacacgtaaatatttgtagttttgtcgtacgttgtgattggaggtggcctagcactcaatgacacatggtttatactggttcaggcaacgtgccctacgtccagtttgagtcagtcggtgactttattcctgagcccaggtgctcaaagtctacagtggggttacaaatgagagggagaaagatggggtgtacgagaggtccgATCGGAAGAGCCAaaagcgacaggagctccgctacgagctaagtgttcaagcgtgtgcttgaggttcgaacttGGCGGTTCTACGGTTatggactagtgaacttggtcgatctaatgaatctaaagggactGAGTTGAACTTGAATCACCCCTCTTatgttggagggagtgcatccccttttatagatgaagagaatggctttacaagtgacAGGGAGAGGGTACGTTTGtttctgagccttgttgcccatgcaggcgagtacaagatgattgtaggtgcccataatactgttgatgccactgtagaatgtcagatgcatgtggagaTTGCGTCGCcttctttaggtatggcagatgtcggtacctgcatatactgttgatgcatAGAGGCATGTGAagggtttcaccatgttcactcggtacggtaaatcccggctcccacaacactgtcgatgcccagaggcatgtggggtgccttaccgtatgagagttaatggcgcctacaatactgtaggggaaaatgtcggcgcctacaacactgtttgtgtcagggaggctgcagagtactgtttctacaagtgtacagggtatggtccctggtatcatggctTTGACTTGTGCGCCGTGCCTTACGTTCTCTGGATGTTTCCTGGTCCTTAttgagtgggcgtccccggtcggtttggtcccagtcggctctgattgcgccagtcggagaagagtagtgagcagagGCTTGgcgtatccccggtcggagagcTCGGGTCGGAGTTTGAAGCGGTGTTttttgccaggccttccggtcggagaggccgtccgaaggcaggctagagaccgaagtgagtgctccggtcggagaggcaggccggagtcagaaacgggcgctgttcctccttatcggtcagagattggatcactTCCCCGGCCTATCGctcaggtatttgggccggcccatgagttgcgtgctgtctgcttgggccgaacctttgcggggaagccggtccgcgagggaccccgggtttatgaacccgacagaagcccctgagcccccgggcgattcaggcagaattgtctaggggatttttgtcttgacgacgggtgcgcgcgagcgcacccgagggtgtagcccccgagcccttgggcggttcgggcagaactatCTAGGGGGTTCTTTTGTGTTGTCAGCGAGGGAAGTTTTTGTTTTGTCGGTGGgtgtgcgagcgcacccgcgggtgtagcccctgagcccccgaacGGTTCGGGCAGAACTGGCTGGGGGGTGTTTGCCAGCGGGCGTGTTTGTGTGTGTTTTTCAATCGAGACGGAGTTTGTCAGCCAAGGCATCGTTGTGCAACTGAGGCGGTTAGTTGTTGgggatcggatgagacggagctcacggatcctggcgtcggtgcgcgccgtgggattagGCGTGGCCGTTAgtttgttagtttagggatcaggcgaggcatCAAGGCGGTGCTCGTGGATCTTGGCCTTGGTGTagcccgcgcagccgaggcagttagtttattagtttagggatcagacgaggcgacaaggcggtgctcgtggatcctgatggggcgagtttggggtcgtagacctaggcatttggtgtgtagtcgaagcgCAGCTGGATGGGatgagttcggggtcatagacccaggtgttttggagcatagtcggagtgtagccggatggggcgagatcagggtcgtAGATCCAGgcgtttggagcgcagtcggagcgtagccggatggggcgagatcggggtcgtagacccaggcgttttgtgtcttgagcccctgagccctgttgggccttagtaggggtcggcgtgagttgtgtgcattaccccgtcctcggttcctcacaactggaggggctgagttttgtcgcttgtcccgatcgctcgggctcgagtgacgcgctcaatgatttcgctaatgggtatgatcgagtggaatctaggtccgtcgttcatgatggggtcggcatagccctcttgtgacattccactactcctttacctacaacctggcagatgcctaggtcattccgaagaccgacccgggtggcctaacggcctccccttgatggagattctatgggcttggcaagaagttcaggattgaacgagaaggttgagatgaccctgtctgccagactgggcgagggccgcacggggctcatctacatttttctcccctggctctgttggttgctcatgtcgaatgaggcaaccaccgcttcgtgacgcaacacggagcgttgtgatgcaattcgctgcacgtgcgatgcttagttcctaagcccccaggcggttcaggtCTCGAATCATCCAGGAGGCATGCATCATATGGAATGAGATGCGCATATGGTTGtataaaatgatttataaagaaatagagggggtcgacagtgttaccttgatgtctcgagtgacggggtttggagagctccagtcggaaatgtctgaccgggacccatgcttgtcgttcgtgatggagtcggcatggcctatatggggtgtccctttgctccttacctatcacTCGGTGTTTATCCTGAGCGATTCGATTGATTGAAGGGGTCCGATGGTCTCTCCCGGTGGAGATCCCGTTTTTGGGTTTTTCTAGGTCTagcctagggaagcggagagccgcccgcgtgcggtggcgttttggttcttgtgctcggcgtgcggtagtggttggttgtgcggtagtggtgggccatgcctaggccatgtcccgttCGATCAGGAGCTGTTTAGTcgggcagggcacgtctc
This genomic interval carries:
- the LOC136513244 gene encoding triacylglycerol lipase OBL1-like, producing MAAKQQAVAASGHTKMGEEKLIIRPEKVRFIDVLSMLFLRRPITSYAFVEAGDRTAADFGSTPGDWLVALTQLIQKALEAAYYPALVIGAVVEFLLNFVALNNGILGIFLNIFKCKLVIPHREAPNFRSMIGLIDGRTELKPLPAGGGPEDRRLQVVGVSATGDDDYYVDVESGGGSTGTAVVPLVQQQYVNGRLIRLRTFSIFEVSMMAAKIAYENAAYIENVVNNVWKFHFVGFYNCWNKFVGDHTTQAFVFTDKASDASVVVVSFRGTEPFNMRDWSTDVNLSWLGMGVLGHVHVGFLKALGLQEEDGKDAAKAFPKAAPNAVQGKPVAYYALREELKKQLKAHPNANVVVTGHSLGGALAAIFPALLAFHGERDVLDRLLSVVTYGQPRVGDKVFADYVRANVPVEPLRVVYRYDVVPRVPFDAPPVAEFKHGGTCVYFDGWYKGREIAKGGDAPNPNYFNPKYLLSMYGNAWGDLFKGAFLWTKEGKDYREGAVSLLYRATGLLVPGIASHSPRDYVNAVRLGSVATGKEEV